One genomic window of Glycine max cultivar Williams 82 chromosome 16, Glycine_max_v4.0, whole genome shotgun sequence includes the following:
- the LOC100777344 gene encoding organic cation/carnitine transporter 1 isoform X2, whose product MEEEQKLVKGTTNLEGSESEAKLELTVDEVVEEYVGSLGFSQMVHVFLVSLAWIFDAQSTLATIFSDAQPPAWRCKTGLCHGNNNSTGSVCGLVPGTWEWVGGNTSSIIAEWNLVCDRRFLAAVPASVYFLGSLIGSGVYGHLSDSWLGRKKTVQLSCILTSITAFATSLSPNIWTYVFFRFANGFTRSGIGICCLVLTTESVGRKWRGQVGQYGFFFFTIGFLTLPLVAYPTRTCWRNLYKLLSLLPLAYSLLLLPLVSESPRWLLIRGRDKEALQVLDRFARLNGKKKLPNNLTLVNPCGSSCDETSPNNNKENLWTTKWAAIRMVTVMLAGFGVGFVYYGVQLNVENLNFNLYVSVAINALMEIPAVVIGTFLLGFTNRRLLLSVSSYIAAVSSILCTFFSHKGGTSKVHNNNSYGGNWGQLIIEAIGFMGASTAFDILYIYCVELFPTNVRNFAVSMLRQAIMLGASVAPLLVVLGRLSPSLSFLVFGVFAISSGVLSIWLPETRNAPLYETLKQQEEEEKHSWMSQNDCALEMGK is encoded by the exons ATGGAAGAGGAGCAAAAACTGGTTAAAGGGACCACAAATTTGGAGGGAAGTGAAAGTGAGGCCAAACTTGAGCTCACAGTGGATGAAGTGGTGGAGGAGTATGTGGGGTCCTTAGGGTTCTCTCAGATGGTGCATGTGTTCTTGGTGTCATTGGCATGGATATTTGATGCTCAGAGTACTTTGGCCACAATCTTCAGTGATGCTCAACCACCTGCTTGGAGGTGCAAAACTGGATTGTGTCATGGTAACAACAATAGCACTGGGTCTGTCTGTGGGTTGGTGCCTGGTACTTGGGAATGGGTTGGTGGCAACACAAGTTCCATCATAGCTGAGTGGAATCTTGTATGTGATAGAAGGTTTCTGGCTGCTGTTCCTGCTTCTGTCTACTTCCTTGGCTCGCTCATAG GTTCTGGTGTCTATGGCCACCTCTCTGATTCATGGCTAGGCAGAAAAAAAACAGTGCAACTTTCCTGCATCTTAACCTCCATAACAGCCTTTGCCACATCTCTCTCTCCAAACATTTGGACCTATGTCTTCTTCCGTTTTGCCAATGGCTTTACAAGGTCAGGAATTGGCATATGCTGCCTTGTCCTAACCACAGAATCAGTAGGTCGCAAGTGGCGTGGCCAAGTTGGCCAATACGGCTTCTTTTTCTTCACAATAGGGTTCCTCACACTCCCCCTTGTGGCCTATCCAACAAGAACATGTTGGAGAAACTTGTACAAACTCTTGTCACTTCTTCCCCTAGCATATTCTCTCCTATTACTCCCTTTGGTCTCAGAGTCCCCACGTTGGCTTCTAATAAGAGGCAGAGACAAAGAAGCCCTTCAAGTTTTGGACAGATTTGCTAGGCTCAATGGCAAGAAAAAACTCCCCAATAACCTCACTTTGGTTAACCCTTGTGGATCATCATGTGATGAAACAAGTCCTAATAACAACAAAGAGAACCTTTGGACCACAAAATGGGCAGCTATTAGGATGGTCACTGTTATGTTAGCTGGCTTTGGAGTTGGTTTTGTTTACTATGGAGTTCAACTCAATGTTGAAAACTTGAACTTCAACCTCTATGTCTCAGTGGCAATCAATGCACTTATGGAGATTCCTGCTGTGGTGATTGGTACCTTTCTATTGGGATTTACTAATAGACGTTTGTTGTTATCTGTGTCCTCTTATATAGCTGCAGTGTCCTCTATATTATGCACATTTTTTTCACACAAAGGAGGCACATCAAAAGTGCATAACAACAATAGTTATGGTGGTAACTGGGGTCAATTGATTATTGAGGCAATTGGATTCATGGGTGCTTCCACAGCATTTGACATTTTGTACATCTATTGTGTGGAGCTTTTTCCTACTAATGTTAGGAACTTTGCTGTGTCAATGCTGCGCCAGGCCATTATGTTGGGGGCTTCTGTGGCACCTTTACTTGTTGTCTTGGGCCGTTTGAGCCCATCTCTCTCTTTCCTAGTGTTTGGTGTCTTTGCAATTTCAAGTGGTGTTTTGAGCATTTGGCTACCTGAGACTAGAAATGCTCCTCTCTATGAGACCCTGAAGCAgcaagaggaggaggagaaacACAGTTGGATGTCTCAAAATGATTGTGCCCTAGAGATGGGAAAATAA
- the LOC100777344 gene encoding organic cation/carnitine transporter 1 isoform X1 — translation MIHPKHRIIMEEEQKLVKGTTNLEGSESEAKLELTVDEVVEEYVGSLGFSQMVHVFLVSLAWIFDAQSTLATIFSDAQPPAWRCKTGLCHGNNNSTGSVCGLVPGTWEWVGGNTSSIIAEWNLVCDRRFLAAVPASVYFLGSLIGSGVYGHLSDSWLGRKKTVQLSCILTSITAFATSLSPNIWTYVFFRFANGFTRSGIGICCLVLTTESVGRKWRGQVGQYGFFFFTIGFLTLPLVAYPTRTCWRNLYKLLSLLPLAYSLLLLPLVSESPRWLLIRGRDKEALQVLDRFARLNGKKKLPNNLTLVNPCGSSCDETSPNNNKENLWTTKWAAIRMVTVMLAGFGVGFVYYGVQLNVENLNFNLYVSVAINALMEIPAVVIGTFLLGFTNRRLLLSVSSYIAAVSSILCTFFSHKGGTSKVHNNNSYGGNWGQLIIEAIGFMGASTAFDILYIYCVELFPTNVRNFAVSMLRQAIMLGASVAPLLVVLGRLSPSLSFLVFGVFAISSGVLSIWLPETRNAPLYETLKQQEEEEKHSWMSQNDCALEMGK, via the exons ATGATTCACCCCAAACACA GAATCATAATGGAAGAGGAGCAAAAACTGGTTAAAGGGACCACAAATTTGGAGGGAAGTGAAAGTGAGGCCAAACTTGAGCTCACAGTGGATGAAGTGGTGGAGGAGTATGTGGGGTCCTTAGGGTTCTCTCAGATGGTGCATGTGTTCTTGGTGTCATTGGCATGGATATTTGATGCTCAGAGTACTTTGGCCACAATCTTCAGTGATGCTCAACCACCTGCTTGGAGGTGCAAAACTGGATTGTGTCATGGTAACAACAATAGCACTGGGTCTGTCTGTGGGTTGGTGCCTGGTACTTGGGAATGGGTTGGTGGCAACACAAGTTCCATCATAGCTGAGTGGAATCTTGTATGTGATAGAAGGTTTCTGGCTGCTGTTCCTGCTTCTGTCTACTTCCTTGGCTCGCTCATAG GTTCTGGTGTCTATGGCCACCTCTCTGATTCATGGCTAGGCAGAAAAAAAACAGTGCAACTTTCCTGCATCTTAACCTCCATAACAGCCTTTGCCACATCTCTCTCTCCAAACATTTGGACCTATGTCTTCTTCCGTTTTGCCAATGGCTTTACAAGGTCAGGAATTGGCATATGCTGCCTTGTCCTAACCACAGAATCAGTAGGTCGCAAGTGGCGTGGCCAAGTTGGCCAATACGGCTTCTTTTTCTTCACAATAGGGTTCCTCACACTCCCCCTTGTGGCCTATCCAACAAGAACATGTTGGAGAAACTTGTACAAACTCTTGTCACTTCTTCCCCTAGCATATTCTCTCCTATTACTCCCTTTGGTCTCAGAGTCCCCACGTTGGCTTCTAATAAGAGGCAGAGACAAAGAAGCCCTTCAAGTTTTGGACAGATTTGCTAGGCTCAATGGCAAGAAAAAACTCCCCAATAACCTCACTTTGGTTAACCCTTGTGGATCATCATGTGATGAAACAAGTCCTAATAACAACAAAGAGAACCTTTGGACCACAAAATGGGCAGCTATTAGGATGGTCACTGTTATGTTAGCTGGCTTTGGAGTTGGTTTTGTTTACTATGGAGTTCAACTCAATGTTGAAAACTTGAACTTCAACCTCTATGTCTCAGTGGCAATCAATGCACTTATGGAGATTCCTGCTGTGGTGATTGGTACCTTTCTATTGGGATTTACTAATAGACGTTTGTTGTTATCTGTGTCCTCTTATATAGCTGCAGTGTCCTCTATATTATGCACATTTTTTTCACACAAAGGAGGCACATCAAAAGTGCATAACAACAATAGTTATGGTGGTAACTGGGGTCAATTGATTATTGAGGCAATTGGATTCATGGGTGCTTCCACAGCATTTGACATTTTGTACATCTATTGTGTGGAGCTTTTTCCTACTAATGTTAGGAACTTTGCTGTGTCAATGCTGCGCCAGGCCATTATGTTGGGGGCTTCTGTGGCACCTTTACTTGTTGTCTTGGGCCGTTTGAGCCCATCTCTCTCTTTCCTAGTGTTTGGTGTCTTTGCAATTTCAAGTGGTGTTTTGAGCATTTGGCTACCTGAGACTAGAAATGCTCCTCTCTATGAGACCCTGAAGCAgcaagaggaggaggagaaacACAGTTGGATGTCTCAAAATGATTGTGCCCTAGAGATGGGAAAATAA